From Sulfolobales archaeon, the proteins below share one genomic window:
- a CDS encoding recombinase family protein, producing MNQAIAYIRISREDENPDNQWFVIKDYCDKKGYMCIRLDEIGVSRVEDPFQRMIFQTALRIMEVNRISVLIAESIDRVCADPEHYERLIKYFAERGWRLELVRDTDISEAFNRVIEIFEKLKNSADSAVMSVVLDSQIKSLKDMMQLYHKLKVAVAREYVEDVRRKVRRALERLKSEGKIYTKPTMIHWIALYRSGKKRFTELSKGDLEDAERYFIERYVKPYREGVPIRRLWSRFLEAERPIIDMIRRHRINSVELKKSLGKPEPKKYEVYTSYLSFYRLVKKLAGGENKESKSGASSHKT from the coding sequence ATGAACCAAGCCATAGCGTATATCAGGATCAGTAGAGAAGATGAGAATCCTGATAATCAATGGTTTGTCATCAAAGATTATTGTGATAAGAAAGGTTATATGTGTATACGTCTCGACGAGATAGGAGTATCTCGTGTAGAGGATCCTTTCCAGAGAATGATTTTCCAAACAGCACTTAGAATCATGGAGGTTAACAGAATAAGCGTTCTGATAGCCGAGAGTATTGATAGAGTATGTGCAGATCCTGAGCATTACGAGAGACTTATAAAATACTTTGCAGAGAGAGGATGGAGACTTGAGCTTGTAAGAGATACAGATATCTCCGAAGCATTCAACAGAGTTATAGAGATATTTGAGAAGCTTAAGAACTCAGCAGATTCAGCTGTTATGAGTGTTGTTCTAGATTCTCAGATAAAATCTCTCAAAGATATGATGCAGCTCTATCACAAGCTTAAGGTTGCTGTAGCTAGAGAGTATGTAGAGGATGTGAGGAGGAAGGTTAGAAGAGCTCTTGAGAGACTTAAGAGTGAAGGTAAGATCTATACTAAGCCTACCATGATACACTGGATAGCACTATACAGAAGTGGGAAGAAGAGGTTTACAGAACTTAGTAAAGGAGATCTAGAGGATGCTGAGAGATACTTTATAGAGAGATATGTAAAGCCTTATAGAGAAGGAGTTCCTATAAGAAGACTATGGAGTAGATTTCTAGAAGCTGAGAGACCTATAATAGATATGATCAGGAGACATAGGATTAACAGTGTAGAGCTTAAGAAAAGTCTTGGGAAGCCTGAGCCGAAGAAATACGAGGTCTACACAAGCTATCTATCCTTCTACAGACTCGTTAAAAAACTCGCGGGAGGGGAGAATAAAGAGAGCAAGAGTGGAGCTAGCTCTCATAAGACATAG